The Ornithinimicrobium sufpigmenti genome includes the window GGGTTCGTTCGGAGTCGTGGTCGCGGGGGCGCGGCCGGCCCAGAGTGGGACCTGCTCACCTTTCATCCGGCGCAGGTGCGGCCGGCGGCGACGCCCCGCGGCACCTGTGAACCACAAGGAGGAACCATGAAGAGGACGACAGCCGTCATCACGCTGGTGCTGGGGATGTTCCTGGTCGGTGCCCCGCAGGCCACCGCAGCCGTGCAGATCGGGTGCCACCCGACGATGGGCTGGTGCTACCTGAAGTGACCGGCGGCGCTGCAGCCCAGCGGCCGGGCCCGATCCTGCGACACCAGGATCGGGCCCGGTGCATCGCCCCGACTCGGACCCGGGTGGTCAGCGGTCGCCGACGACCGCCTCGGGCCGCAGGTCGACGCGGCGCAGGAGCTGGGCGTTGAGGGCGACCACCACGGTCGAGACCGACATCAGGATCGCGCCGACGCTCATCGGAAGCACGAAGCCGACCGGGGCCAGCACGCCCGCCGCGAGCGGCACCGCGAGGATGTTGTAGCCGGCAGCCCACCACAGGTTCTGCGTCATCTTGCGGTAGGAGGCGTGCGAGAGCTCGACGACCGACAGCACCGCGCGCGGGTCGGAGGAGGCCAGGATGACCCCGGCCGAGCCGATCGCGACGTCGGTGCCGGCCCCGATCGCGATGCCGACATCGGCCTGGGCCAGGGCGGGGGCGTCATTGACGCCGTCGCCGACCATGGCGACCTTGTGGCCCTCCTGCTGGAGCTCGACCACCTTGGCAGCCTTGTCCTCCGGCCGGACGCCGGCGAAGACCCGGTCGATGCCCAGTTCGGCGCCGACCGCGTGGGCCACCGCCTGCGCGTCACCGGTGACCATGGCGACCTCGATCCCGGCCCCGTGCAGGGCGTCCACGGTCGCGCGGGACTCGGGCCGGACCTCGTCGGCGAGCCGCAACGCGCCGATCACGGCACCGTCGGCCAGGACGTGCAGGATGATCGCGCCCTCCGCCCGCCACGCCTCGGCGACCGGCAGCTCGGGCAGGTGGTGCTCCTGGAGCAGGTACGGACCGCCCACCGCGATCCGCATACCCCTCACCTGCGCCTGCACGCCCACTGCCGGGGAGGAGGAGAAGTCAGAGGCAGACGGTATGTCGAGCTCCTGCGCCAGGGTGGCGCCGACGATCGCGCGGGCCAGCGGGTGCTCGCTGTCGGTCTCCGCGGCCGCGGCCAGGGCGAGCACCTCGTCCGCCGGGCGCCCGCCGGTCGGCTCGACGGCGATGACGGCCGGCTCACCCTTGGTGAGGGTGCCGGTCTTGTCGAAGAGCACGACGTCGACGGTGCGCATCGACTCCAGCGCGAGGCGGTCCTTGACCAGGACCCCGGCCCGGGCGGCGCGCTCGGTGGCGATCGACACGACCAGCGGGATGGCCAGGCCCAGCGCGTGCGGGCAGGCGATGACCAGGACGGTGACCGTGCGCACGATCGCGGACTCGGGCGTGCCCAGCAGCAGCCACACGGCGGCGGTGACCGCCGCCGCGCCCAGGGCGTACCAGAACAGCCAGCCCGCGGCGCGGTCCGCGACCCGCTGGGCCCGGGAGGAGGAGGACTGGGCCTCGTCGACGAGGCGCTGGATGCCGGCCAGGGTGGTGTCCTCCCCGGTGGCGGTGACCTCCACCCGCAGGCCGGAGTCGGTGGCGACGGTGCCGGCGACGACCTGGTCGTCCACGCCCCTGCGCACGGTGCGCGACTCTCCGGTGATCATCGACTCGTCCATGCTCGCCGAGCCGTCGACGATCCGGCCATCGGCCGGGACGGAGCCCCCGGGCCGGACGAGGACGACGTCGCCGTCCTGGAGCGCGTCGGGCGCGACGACGACGATCTGGTCACCGTCGACCTTCTCCACCTCGTCGGGCAGCAGGGCGGCCAGCGAGTCCAGCGCGGAGGTGGTCCGGGCCAGGGAGCGCATCTCGATCCAGTGCCCGAGCAGCATGATGACGACCAGCAGCGCCAGCTCCCACCAGAAGTTGAGCTCGTGGCTGAGCAGGCCGAGGCTGGAGCCGAGGGAGGCGACGAAGGCGACGGTGATGCCCAGCGAGATGAGGAGCATCATCCCGGGCTGGCGCGCCCGGATCTCCGACCGCGCACCGGTCAGGAAGGGCTGACCTCCCCAGAGGTAGATGACGGTGCCGAGCACCGGGGAGATCCACCGGACCCAGGCCGCGTCCGGCAGCGAGTAGCCGAGCAGGTGGGCGAACATCCCGTTGAACGCCACCACCGGCACCGCCAGCACGAGCATGATCCAGAACAGACGGCGGAACTGGCCGACGTGGTCGCCGTGGTCGTGGCCCGCGTGACCTCCGTGCGCCTCGTGGCCCGCGTGGTGGTGGCCCCCGTGCCCGTGGTCCTCTCGCGCCTCGTGGCCGTCGTGGCCGTCGTGGCCGTCGTGGCCGTCGTGGCCCTCGTGGGCCGGGGGAGCGTCGTGCCGGTGGGTCCCGTGGGCGTGCTGGGGACCCGGATGCTGACGGTGCTGGGGGTTGGCCATTCCTCTAATATACCCCCTGGGGGTATATGCCGCAAGGAGCGATCAGGACACCGACGCGTAGCCGCGGCCGGGGCGGCCAGGGCGGTCGGTGAGGAGTGAGCGGTCGGTGAGGTCGAGGGCGGCGGTCACCGCGTCCGTCAGGCTGGCCGCCAGCACGTCCGGCCAGGCGTCGGCGAGGTCGGGTGCCGAGGAGCGTCCGTAGACGACCGCCACCGTGCGCAGCTGGGCCTTGCGGCCCATGGTGACGGCGTCGGGCGAGTCACCGATGACCGCGACCCGGCTGCGGCACTCCTCCCAGCGGAGCAGGTTGAGCGCGCGGTGAGCCGGCAGGGGCGACGGCAGCCAGCGGGCCATGCCGGAGCGGGTCACGACGGCCTGGACGTAGGGCGCGAGCCCGGCCGCCCGCAGCAGCTCCTCGGCCCATCCGGCCGGCAGGGTCGTGAGGGCGGCGCAGCCGACGCGGTAGCCGGCGAGCCGCCGCAGCTGAGCCGGCACGCCGGGGCGGACCGCCCGGCCGATCTCGTGCGGCCCGAGCAGGTCGCGGGTCAGCGTGGTGTCGAGCAGGACACCGTCGAGGTCCAGCAGGACTGCGCGCGACCAGCGGTGGTCGGTCATCTCCCGTGCACCTTCCGTGAAACGGCGCTCGGCCGCCGGCCCGCGAGGGGCCGACGACCGAGGGCGTGGTGGGACCGGGTCACAGACCCCCGGTGTAGAGCAACCGGTTGGGAGATCCGGTGCCGATGCCGCTGAGCCGGCCAGTGGTGGCCTGGTTGGTCAGGGCAGACCGCACCTGCGCCGGGCTGGCGTTGACGTTGCGCTGCAGGTAGAGCGCCGCAGCGCCGGCCACGTGCGGAGACGCCATCGAGGTGCCCGAGATGGTGTTGGTCGCCGAGCTGCTCGTGTGCCAGGCCGAGGTGATGCTGGACCCGGGGGCGAAGATGTTGACGCAGGAGCCGAAGTTGCTGAAGCTCGACCGGGCGTCGCTGCTCGTCGTCGAGCCGACGGTGTAGGCGCTGCTGGCCCGGGCCGGGGAGACGTTGCAGGCGTTCTGCGACTCGTTGCCGGCCGCCACCACCACGGTCACGCCGGCGTTGGTCATCCGCGCCACCGCCTGGTCGACGGCGGTCGAGGCGCCACCGCCCAGGCTCATGTTGGCCACGCGCGGGTTGGCCCGCGACTGCCCGGCCACCCAGTCCATCCCGGCGATGATGCCGGCGTTGGTACCTCGACCGGCGCAGTCCAGCACCCGCACGGGCACCAGCGTGGTGCCCTTGGCGACGCCGTAGCTGCTCCCGCCGACCGTCCCGGCGACGTGCGTGCCGTGCCCGTTGCAGTCGTTCGTGCCGCGGCCGTCGTTGATCGCGGTGGCCCCGGCAGCGAGCCGGCCGGAGAACTCGTTGTGCGGGGAGATGCCGGTGTCGATGATGTAGCTCCTCACCCCGGCGCCCGTGCTGTTGTAGACATAGGTCCCGTTCAGCGGCAGCGCACGCTGGTCGACCCGGTCCAGACCCCAGGTCGCGTTGGTCTGCGTCGCCGACAGGGAGACCTCCTGGTCGGCCTCGATGTAGGCGACGTCCGGGTTGGCGCGCAGCTCGGACAGCTGCCTGGGTGCGAGCTCGGCGGCATACCCGCCGAGCGTGGTGTAGGTCTGGGTGACCTTGGCCCCCAGACCTCGGGCGACCTGGGCCTGGGCCTCGGCCGCTTCGGCGATCGAGGCGGTGCTGCGCGAGGACGTCTCCAGCATGACGATGTAGGACCCCTCGACCGTGTCTCCGCTGACATAGAGGGGTGCCAGGTCGGCCTTGTCGGACGTCAACGAGGCCGTGGCCGGCAGGCCGGTGCCCAGAGCCAGGGCGGCGGTGCCCAGGAGGCTCAGAGCGGTGCGTCGGGTGTGCTTCATACTCACTCCTTGCAGGGGGGACGCGGGGGACTCCGCGATGGCTAGGAAGACTGGCCCACGCGGGCACCACCTGGGTAGACCCAGAAGTCGGTTCCGGGCCGATCCTTGACAAACTCTGACTGCTGGTTTGCCCACCCTTGACCGGCTGTTCGCGTGTCGTTCACCTGTGCGGCGTGTCGCTCGCTCTCCCGCACGCGTGCCTCACTCTCGTGGCGTCTCTGCTGCACGCCCTGCCCTGCCTGGCGGTGCCTTCCCGTGCCTTCCCGTGCCTTGCCCGTGCCTGTTCCCGCTGTCCACCACCCTCGAACGGTCGCCCGCGGCAGGCCGTCGCACTATGGTCGGGCCATGTACGACATACGCCCCGTCCGGGCCAGCGAGTGGCGCGAGTCCCGGGACCTGCAGCTGCGGGCCCTGCAGGACGAGGACGCCGCGGTCGCCTTCTTCGAGACCTACGACGAGGCGTTGGTCAAGCCGGAGGGCGAGTGGCGCAACTGGGCCAAGATCGCCGGCTCGGACGCCGACGGAACCCCCTTCATCCGGGACTTCGTGGCGGTCACGCTCTTCGGGGAGTGGGTGGCGACCAGCACCCTGCTCATCCGGATGGCAGGAGACCCGGAGCTCGGCGGGGAGACGGTCGAGACCGACCGGGGCGACTTCATGGGGGTCTGGATCGACCCTTATCACCGGGGACAGGGGCTGTTCGCCCGCCTCGTCGATGAGGGTATGTCGTGGCTCGCCGACAACGGTGTCCCGCACTCGGCGTTGTGGGTGCACGAGGAGAACGGCCGCGCGCGACGCGCCTTCGAGGGCGTCGGTTTCGAGCGGACCGGGCTGCGCAGGATCGAGAGCAAGGGCCCGGAGATCCAGCTGGCTCGCCCGGTCCGGCCGGGGTCGTCGGCGGGACTCGGCGGGGCCGCCGGGGGGTAGCGACGACGTCACCACAGCGGCCCGAGCACCTCGACAGGGTCGGCCTGCAGCGACAGGTCGTCCAGCACGCTGAGCAGCGTCCGCACCTCGTAGCGGAAGTGGCTCTCCATGATCGCCTCGATGCCTTCCAGGTGCCGGTCGAGCTCGGCGGGCGGGGCCGCCTTCCCGACCGCCTCCGCCAGGGCCGTGAGGAGGTAGCCGATCATCGAGTGGTCCTGCTCAAGCCGGTCCAACGTCGGGCGCAGCTGCGGGTGGGCAGCGGCGAGGGCGGGGAAGAGCGTGTGGTCCTCACCCTCGTGGTGACCGTTCAACGCCGCGCAGAAGCCGTGGCAGAAGAGCAGCAGGTCACGGGTTGCGGACGCGGGGGCCACCCCCTCGCCCACCTGAGCGCGGGTCAGTGCGAGGGCCTCGCGCAGCCGCCCGTGCACCGCCCGGAGCTCCTTGCCCCAGGCGACGAGCCGGGCTCCCCCACCTTCGCCGTGGCTGCTGGGCGGCATACCCCCCACCCTAGCGAGTCGGACCCGGTCGACGCGGGTCTGCGCTGCCCGCCTCGCGTGCGGCGCCCCGGATCAGCCGTCCTCAGCGCGGTCCCGGCCGTCTGCGGTGTGCGGGTGCTCGTCGATCGCCTCGACCGCGGCGGAGAAGTCCGGCTCCGCCGCCGGGCGACGGTCCAGGTGGATGCCGGCGATCATGCAGCGCACCGACCCGCCGGCGAGCTCGATGGTGGGGATGTCGACCGCGAGGATCTCGCAAGACTCCTCGATGGCCGCGACCTGCTCCTCCCTCAAGCTCCGGCGGGCTCGCTCGGACATCGCCATGACATAGCGCCGCCTGCCCTCCGGTGTCCGCCCGCACAGCTCCACGGCGTTGCCGGCGAACTCGCGCACCTGCTCCTCGGTGAGCTCGACGACCCGGCGGCCGTTGACCGACAGCCGGGCGCGGACCTCCTCGCGGCGCTGCTCGTCACGGATCATCCCGAGGGCGAAGAGGGCGACGTCCGTGCCGACGCAGGCCATCACGTTGGTGTGGTAGACCGGCACGCCTGCGGAGTCCACCGCGTCGAAGGCCATCGGCTCGTAGCCGAAGTCGGTGCAGAAGCGTTCCAGGACATGGGAGTCCATGCGGTGGCTGCGCGCGGCATAGGCCACCCGTGAGACGTGGTCGAGCACCATCGCGCCGGTGCCCTCGAGGAAGACACCGTCCGGCTCCAGGCCGGAGTAGTCCATGATCGTCTGCACGCGGTAGGTGGACTTGAGCATCTCCAGCACATCGGCG containing:
- a CDS encoding copper-translocating P-type ATPase, with amino-acid sequence MANPQHRQHPGPQHAHGTHRHDAPPAHEGHDGHDGHDGHDGHEAREDHGHGGHHHAGHEAHGGHAGHDHGDHVGQFRRLFWIMLVLAVPVVAFNGMFAHLLGYSLPDAAWVRWISPVLGTVIYLWGGQPFLTGARSEIRARQPGMMLLISLGITVAFVASLGSSLGLLSHELNFWWELALLVVIMLLGHWIEMRSLARTTSALDSLAALLPDEVEKVDGDQIVVVAPDALQDGDVVLVRPGGSVPADGRIVDGSASMDESMITGESRTVRRGVDDQVVAGTVATDSGLRVEVTATGEDTTLAGIQRLVDEAQSSSSRAQRVADRAAGWLFWYALGAAAVTAAVWLLLGTPESAIVRTVTVLVIACPHALGLAIPLVVSIATERAARAGVLVKDRLALESMRTVDVVLFDKTGTLTKGEPAVIAVEPTGGRPADEVLALAAAAETDSEHPLARAIVGATLAQELDIPSASDFSSSPAVGVQAQVRGMRIAVGGPYLLQEHHLPELPVAEAWRAEGAIILHVLADGAVIGALRLADEVRPESRATVDALHGAGIEVAMVTGDAQAVAHAVGAELGIDRVFAGVRPEDKAAKVVELQQEGHKVAMVGDGVNDAPALAQADVGIAIGAGTDVAIGSAGVILASSDPRAVLSVVELSHASYRKMTQNLWWAAGYNILAVPLAAGVLAPVGFVLPMSVGAILMSVSTVVVALNAQLLRRVDLRPEAVVGDR
- a CDS encoding HAD family hydrolase produces the protein MTDHRWSRAVLLDLDGVLLDTTLTRDLLGPHEIGRAVRPGVPAQLRRLAGYRVGCAALTTLPAGWAEELLRAAGLAPYVQAVVTRSGMARWLPSPLPAHRALNLLRWEECRSRVAVIGDSPDAVTMGRKAQLRTVAVVYGRSSAPDLADAWPDVLAASLTDAVTAALDLTDRSLLTDRPGRPGRGYASVS
- a CDS encoding S8 family peptidase is translated as MKHTRRTALSLLGTAALALGTGLPATASLTSDKADLAPLYVSGDTVEGSYIVMLETSSRSTASIAEAAEAQAQVARGLGAKVTQTYTTLGGYAAELAPRQLSELRANPDVAYIEADQEVSLSATQTNATWGLDRVDQRALPLNGTYVYNSTGAGVRSYIIDTGISPHNEFSGRLAAGATAINDGRGTNDCNGHGTHVAGTVGGSSYGVAKGTTLVPVRVLDCAGRGTNAGIIAGMDWVAGQSRANPRVANMSLGGGASTAVDQAVARMTNAGVTVVVAAGNESQNACNVSPARASSAYTVGSTTSSDARSSFSNFGSCVNIFAPGSSITSAWHTSSSATNTISGTSMASPHVAGAAALYLQRNVNASPAQVRSALTNQATTGRLSGIGTGSPNRLLYTGGL
- a CDS encoding GNAT family N-acetyltransferase, with amino-acid sequence MYDIRPVRASEWRESRDLQLRALQDEDAAVAFFETYDEALVKPEGEWRNWAKIAGSDADGTPFIRDFVAVTLFGEWVATSTLLIRMAGDPELGGETVETDRGDFMGVWIDPYHRGQGLFARLVDEGMSWLADNGVPHSALWVHEENGRARRAFEGVGFERTGLRRIESKGPEIQLARPVRPGSSAGLGGAAGG
- a CDS encoding hemerythrin domain-containing protein, giving the protein MPPSSHGEGGGARLVAWGKELRAVHGRLREALALTRAQVGEGVAPASATRDLLLFCHGFCAALNGHHEGEDHTLFPALAAAHPQLRPTLDRLEQDHSMIGYLLTALAEAVGKAAPPAELDRHLEGIEAIMESHFRYEVRTLLSVLDDLSLQADPVEVLGPLW
- the ctlX gene encoding citrulline utilization hydrolase CtlX; this translates as MSAQAPTSVILIRALRFAPNPETAADNAFQADIPTGQSFDDTAAAALAEMDALAEALRRAGVTVHVFEDEDHTRPDSVFPNNWLSTHAGGYVGVYPMYASNRRHERRADVLEMLKSTYRVQTIMDYSGLEPDGVFLEGTGAMVLDHVSRVAYAARSHRMDSHVLERFCTDFGYEPMAFDAVDSAGVPVYHTNVMACVGTDVALFALGMIRDEQRREEVRARLSVNGRRVVELTEEQVREFAGNAVELCGRTPEGRRRYVMAMSERARRSLREEQVAAIEESCEILAVDIPTIELAGGSVRCMIAGIHLDRRPAAEPDFSAAVEAIDEHPHTADGRDRAEDG